One Peribacillus simplex NBRC 15720 = DSM 1321 genomic region harbors:
- a CDS encoding solute carrier family 23 protein — translation MEETKRDIVLDVEDVPKAGQWITLSIQHLFAMFGATVLVPFLVGLSPAVALVSSGLGTLSYLLITKGQIPAYLGSSFAFITPIIAAKALGGPEAAMIGCFAAGFIYGIVALIIQKVGLRWLMNILPPVVVGPVIIVIGLSLAGTAVDMAMYDPQDKYSVTYIVIALITLAVTIICNVFFKGFINLIPILMGIIVGYGCSAVAGIIDYEPIKSAQWWEMPEFMFPYVTYTPSFSWEVIAIMVPVAIVTLSEHIGHQMVLSKVVGRNFLEKPGLHRSILGDGAGIMIGSFIGGPPLTSYGENIGVLTMTKAYSVYIIGGAAFTAIIFGFNGKISAVISSIPTAVMGGISILLFGIIASSGLRMLIDNKVDFDKKRNLMIASVILVLGIGGAFVQLSETVSLSGMALSAIVGILLNLILPDREKISGDIFEK, via the coding sequence ATGGAAGAAACAAAAAGGGATATAGTACTGGATGTCGAGGACGTGCCAAAGGCTGGCCAGTGGATTACGTTAAGCATCCAGCATTTGTTTGCTATGTTCGGTGCAACGGTGCTGGTGCCATTCTTGGTAGGATTAAGCCCGGCGGTAGCACTGGTTTCAAGCGGATTGGGCACACTTTCATACTTATTGATAACCAAAGGTCAGATCCCAGCTTATCTCGGTTCATCTTTCGCTTTCATTACTCCAATCATCGCGGCAAAAGCCTTAGGAGGCCCGGAAGCGGCCATGATCGGCTGTTTTGCAGCAGGGTTCATATATGGAATAGTAGCTTTGATTATCCAAAAAGTCGGATTGCGCTGGTTAATGAATATACTTCCCCCGGTTGTGGTGGGTCCGGTGATTATCGTAATCGGATTAAGCCTTGCCGGAACGGCCGTGGACATGGCAATGTATGATCCACAAGATAAATACAGCGTCACATATATAGTTATTGCACTGATCACTTTAGCGGTAACCATCATCTGCAACGTGTTCTTTAAGGGATTCATTAACTTGATCCCCATATTAATGGGAATCATAGTGGGCTACGGCTGTTCGGCTGTTGCAGGAATAATAGATTATGAACCGATCAAGTCAGCACAATGGTGGGAAATGCCTGAATTCATGTTTCCATATGTAACCTATACACCGTCCTTCTCATGGGAGGTCATTGCCATCATGGTACCGGTCGCCATCGTAACTTTATCAGAACATATCGGACACCAGATGGTACTGAGCAAAGTAGTCGGCAGAAACTTTTTGGAAAAGCCAGGTTTGCATCGCTCGATTTTAGGAGATGGAGCAGGAATCATGATTGGTTCCTTCATCGGTGGGCCGCCGCTGACTTCATATGGTGAAAATATTGGGGTCCTGACTATGACAAAGGCCTACAGTGTGTATATCATTGGTGGGGCAGCATTCACTGCAATCATCTTTGGTTTTAACGGCAAGATTTCAGCAGTCATCAGCTCGATACCTACAGCTGTGATGGGCGGCATTTCCATCTTGCTCTTCGGTATCATCGCATCAAGTGGATTGAGGATGCTGATTGATAATAAGGTCGATTTTGACAAGAAAAGAAACCTGATGATAGCTTCAGTCATCCTGGTGTTAGGAATCGGAGGAGCGTTCGTACAACTATCGGAAACGGTATCGCTTTCCGGAATGGCACTTTCAGCCATCGTCGGAATCCTTCTTAACTTGATTCTTCCGGACCGGGAAAAAATATCCGGAGATATATTTGAAAAATAA
- the pyrF gene encoding orotidine-5'-phosphate decarboxylase produces the protein MKQSLIIALDFPDLIQTEEFLKQFQSEKLAVKVGMELFYQNGPSIISFVKEQGHDVFLDLKLHDIPNTVKMAMTGLATLGADMVNVHAAGGQKMMEAAMEGLDKGTSAGKKRPLCIGVTQLTSTSQEQMNVEQNIAGSLEDSVLHYAKLTRQAGLDGVVCSTHEVKKIHERIGHEFLTVTPGIRSAGGQTHDQKRIATPEQARDFGADAIVVGRAITGAADPLRAYLDMKAAWEGISC, from the coding sequence ATGAAACAGTCGCTAATTATCGCTCTTGATTTCCCTGACCTCATTCAAACAGAAGAATTCCTAAAACAGTTCCAATCGGAAAAACTGGCTGTAAAAGTGGGGATGGAATTATTTTATCAGAATGGACCATCAATAATTTCTTTCGTAAAAGAGCAAGGGCACGATGTGTTTTTGGACTTGAAGCTTCATGATATTCCGAATACGGTCAAAATGGCCATGACAGGATTGGCAACTTTAGGTGCTGACATGGTCAATGTACATGCTGCTGGTGGACAAAAGATGATGGAAGCAGCCATGGAAGGTCTGGATAAGGGAACGTCCGCTGGGAAAAAACGTCCATTATGCATAGGGGTTACCCAACTGACGAGCACGTCACAAGAACAAATGAATGTTGAGCAAAACATTGCCGGATCTCTGGAGGATTCGGTCCTCCATTATGCAAAACTTACTAGACAGGCAGGATTGGATGGCGTCGTCTGTTCCACCCATGAAGTAAAGAAGATACATGAACGCATCGGTCATGAATTCTTAACGGTCACACCTGGAATCCGAAGTGCAGGTGGACAGACGCATGATCAAAAGAGAATTGCCACGCCTGAACAGGCGAGGGATTTTGGAGCGGATGCCATCGTTGTAGGGAGAGCCATAACGGGGGCGGCAGATCCATTAAGGGCGTATTTGGATATGAAAGCAGCTTGGGAGGGAATATCATGTTAA
- a CDS encoding dihydroorotate dehydrogenase electron transfer subunit, whose amino-acid sequence MIKKERMKVLTHKELAPSIFELTLQGELVSEMKQPGQFVQVKTTDGTEPLLRRPISISSYNGSEKQFTMIYRAEGKGTTLLSQRKQAEAVDILGPLGNGFPVHEAKKGETALLVGGGIGVPPLYQLSQMLVANGVRVIHVLGFQTKSAIFYEKEFSELGDTHIATVDGSYGTKGFVTTVIDNLEQEFATIFSCGPTPMLKALEAGYREKKLFLSLEERMGCGIGACFACVCHTGDDPTGFSYKKVCSDGPVFRAGEVLL is encoded by the coding sequence ATGATCAAGAAGGAAAGAATGAAGGTGTTAACTCATAAAGAACTGGCCCCATCCATCTTTGAACTTACTCTGCAAGGTGAATTGGTTTCAGAGATGAAGCAACCAGGCCAGTTTGTCCAAGTCAAGACAACAGATGGTACTGAGCCATTGTTAAGACGCCCGATTTCAATTTCTTCTTATAATGGCAGTGAAAAACAGTTCACGATGATTTATCGGGCTGAAGGTAAAGGAACAACGTTGTTATCACAGCGTAAACAAGCAGAAGCGGTCGATATCCTTGGACCCCTTGGCAACGGATTTCCCGTTCATGAAGCGAAGAAGGGCGAAACAGCGTTATTGGTTGGTGGTGGGATTGGTGTCCCGCCCCTGTATCAATTATCACAGATGTTGGTTGCGAATGGTGTCAGGGTAATCCATGTATTGGGCTTCCAGACCAAGTCAGCCATCTTTTATGAAAAAGAGTTTAGTGAATTAGGTGATACCCATATTGCCACAGTGGATGGTTCATATGGGACAAAAGGATTTGTTACGACTGTGATTGACAACCTGGAGCAGGAGTTTGCAACGATCTTTTCATGCGGCCCTACACCAATGTTAAAAGCATTGGAAGCGGGCTATCGTGAGAAAAAACTTTTCTTGTCCCTCGAGGAAAGGATGGGTTGCGGCATCGGTGCATGCTTTGCCTGCGTATGTCATACAGGGGATGATCCAACTGGTTTCAGTTATAAAAAGGTATGCAGTGATGGACCCGTATTCCGGGCAGGAGAGGTGCTATTATGA
- a CDS encoding aspartate carbamoyltransferase catalytic subunit: MKKLLTMNELTLTEIERILHEAECFANGSSWNPKQQTTVANLFFEPSTRTKTSFEMAERKLGLEVIPFDAGTSSVLKGETLYDTVKTLEAIGVNALIIRHEQDNYFDELNEKIGIPIINAGDGCGNHPTQSLLDLLTIKQEFKSFKGLKIAIIGDVRHSRVAKSNAEALTRLGANVVFSGPPEWFDRTNSLGRYEDIDHAVATSDVVMLLRIQHERHIEKYDQANGDYLKSFGLTKQREKNMKPDAIIMHPAPINRGVEIDSDLVECSRSRIFKQMENGVFIRMAVLKNVLEQSEGGNTNENSNQKWSIAR; this comes from the coding sequence ATGAAAAAATTATTGACCATGAATGAATTGACTTTAACTGAAATTGAAAGAATTTTACATGAGGCAGAGTGTTTTGCCAACGGATCTAGCTGGAATCCAAAGCAGCAGACCACAGTTGCCAATCTCTTCTTTGAACCAAGTACACGTACAAAAACAAGCTTTGAAATGGCTGAAAGAAAATTGGGACTTGAGGTCATTCCTTTTGATGCAGGTACATCATCCGTGTTAAAAGGCGAAACCTTGTATGACACTGTTAAAACGTTAGAAGCAATAGGTGTAAATGCCTTGATCATCCGTCATGAACAGGATAATTATTTTGACGAATTGAATGAGAAGATCGGGATTCCAATAATCAATGCAGGGGATGGCTGCGGAAATCATCCAACCCAATCATTACTGGACTTATTGACGATAAAACAAGAGTTTAAAAGTTTCAAAGGTCTGAAGATTGCGATAATCGGTGATGTGAGGCATAGTCGGGTTGCGAAATCGAATGCAGAAGCATTAACTCGTTTAGGAGCGAATGTCGTATTTTCGGGTCCGCCTGAATGGTTTGACAGAACAAACAGTTTAGGAAGGTATGAAGACATCGATCATGCGGTAGCTACATCGGATGTGGTCATGCTGCTCAGAATACAGCATGAAAGGCATATTGAAAAATACGATCAGGCAAATGGAGATTATCTGAAAAGTTTCGGCCTGACCAAACAACGTGAAAAAAATATGAAACCGGATGCGATCATCATGCATCCTGCACCAATAAACCGCGGTGTTGAAATTGACAGTGATTTAGTCGAATGCAGCCGCTCAAGAATTTTTAAACAAATGGAAAATGGCGTGTTCATTAGAATGGCTGTATTAAAAAATGTGCTTGAACAATCCGAAGGGGGAAACACTAATGAAAACAGTAATCAAAAATGGAGTATTGCTAGATAA
- a CDS encoding dihydroorotate dehydrogenase — protein MNRLSVELPGLHLKNPVMPASGCFGFGREYSQFFDLDVLGAIMIKATTPEPRFGNPTPRVAETSSGMLNAIGLQNPGLEKVISEELAWLGGYDVPIIANVAGSQIADYVKVASDISKVGNVKALELNISCPNVKEGGIAFGTVPEVAKEVTKAVKEVSSVPVYVKLSPNVSNIVEMAKAVEEGGADGLTMINTLVGMRLDLKTGRPILSNRTGGLSGPAIKPVALRMIYEVSQQVSIPIIGMGGIATAEDVIEFFYAGASAVAVGTANFVDPFVCPTIIEELPKLLDELGFDHISECIGRSWKQNETVANYRS, from the coding sequence ATGAACAGGCTTTCAGTTGAGTTACCAGGATTACACTTGAAAAACCCGGTCATGCCAGCATCTGGATGCTTTGGTTTCGGCCGTGAATACAGTCAATTTTTCGACTTGGATGTTCTTGGAGCGATCATGATCAAAGCGACCACTCCTGAACCGAGGTTCGGTAACCCGACTCCGCGTGTAGCGGAGACCTCTTCGGGAATGCTGAACGCCATCGGGCTGCAGAATCCAGGTTTAGAAAAGGTCATCAGTGAAGAACTGGCCTGGCTAGGTGGGTATGATGTCCCAATCATCGCCAACGTTGCGGGTTCACAAATAGCTGACTATGTAAAGGTAGCCAGTGACATAAGTAAGGTCGGGAATGTAAAAGCACTCGAATTGAATATCTCTTGTCCGAATGTAAAAGAAGGAGGCATAGCTTTCGGGACGGTACCGGAAGTTGCCAAAGAGGTAACCAAGGCGGTCAAGGAAGTATCTTCGGTTCCTGTATATGTAAAGCTTTCACCGAATGTCAGTAACATTGTGGAAATGGCCAAAGCTGTAGAAGAAGGCGGAGCCGACGGGTTGACAATGATAAACACATTAGTCGGCATGCGATTGGATTTAAAAACTGGCAGGCCGATCCTTTCGAACAGAACGGGTGGATTATCTGGTCCTGCAATAAAACCTGTTGCGCTCCGGATGATTTATGAGGTTAGCCAGCAAGTGTCTATTCCAATAATCGGAATGGGCGGCATCGCTACAGCGGAAGACGTCATTGAATTTTTCTATGCGGGTGCCAGTGCTGTTGCGGTGGGAACCGCCAACTTCGTGGATCCCTTTGTATGCCCGACCATCATCGAAGAATTACCGAAATTGTTGGATGAGCTGGGATTTGACCATATTTCAGAATGTATCGGAAGGAGCTGGAAGCAAAATGAAACAGTCGCTAATTATCGCTCTTGA
- the carB gene encoding carbamoyl-phosphate synthase large subunit, with translation MPKRTDIKSILVIGSGPIVIGQAAEFDYAGTQACIALKEEGYRVILINSNPATIMTDSEMADAVYIEPITLEFVSKIIRKERPDALLPTLGGQTGLNMAVELAEAGILEECNVQILGTKLSAIQQAEDRDLFRTLMNDLGEPVPDSDIIHNLEEAYTFVERVGYPVIVRPAFTLGGTGGGICDNEEQLIEIVEGGLKSSPVHQCLLEKSIAGFKEVEYEVMRDSNDNAIVVCNMENFDPVGVHTGDSIVAAPSQTLSDREYQMLRNTSLKIIRALKIEGGCNVQLALDPNSYQYYVIEVNPRVSRSSALASKATGYPIAKLAAKIAVGLTLDEMMNPVTGKTYASFEPALDYVVTKIPRWPFDKFESANRRLGTQMKATGEVMAIGRTFEESILKAVRSLEAGIYHLELNDEFEDEKIEKRIRKAGDERLFYIGEALRRGKTIETIHEWSEIDLFFLHKLKKIIDFEKELQEHSFDSEVLQKAKELGFSDKTIAEIWEVPEIDVYEYRKKQGIIPVYKMVDTCAAEFESETPYFYGTYEDENESIVTDKKSVIVLGSGPIRIGQGVEFDYATVHSVWAIKEAGYEAIIINNNPETVSTDFSISDKLYFEPLTLEDVMHVIDLEKPEGVIVQFGGQTAINLADGLVERGVKILGTSLEDLDRAENRNKFEKALKDLGIPQPKGKTATSVDEAIVIAEDIGYPVLVRPSYVLGGRAMEIVYKQEELLHYMKNAVKINPDHPVLIDRYLTGKEVEVDGISDGETVVIPGIMEHIERAGVHSGDSIAVYPPQNLTEKQKEVIIDYTTRLAKGLNIIGLLNIQYVISNEEVYVIEVNPRSSRTVPFLSKITNVPMANLATKVILGHSLESQGYQSGLVPEQSGVYVKVPVFSFAKLRGVDISLGPEMKSTGEVMGKDSTLEKALYKGLVASGFKIEGHGSVLLTISDKDKQEALLLARRFHNIGFKLIATSGTAALLEQSGIPTAIVGKIGEEGTNLLDVIRNGDAQFVINTLTKGKQPERDGFRIRRESVENGVTCLTSLDTAEAILRVIESMTFSAEAMGKTEISREVSYI, from the coding sequence ATGCCAAAACGCACTGATATAAAAAGCATCCTAGTAATTGGTTCCGGTCCGATCGTCATCGGACAGGCCGCCGAGTTCGATTATGCAGGAACCCAAGCGTGTATAGCCTTAAAAGAAGAGGGTTATCGAGTGATCCTGATTAACTCTAACCCTGCTACAATCATGACAGACAGTGAAATGGCTGACGCGGTTTATATCGAACCAATCACATTGGAATTTGTCAGCAAAATCATTCGTAAAGAGCGCCCGGATGCACTGTTACCTACCTTGGGCGGACAGACTGGCTTGAACATGGCAGTCGAACTTGCCGAAGCAGGAATCCTGGAAGAATGCAATGTGCAGATTCTTGGGACCAAACTTTCAGCTATCCAACAAGCGGAAGACCGTGACCTTTTCCGTACGCTAATGAACGATCTAGGGGAACCAGTACCTGACAGCGACATTATTCATAACTTGGAAGAGGCATATACATTCGTTGAACGAGTCGGCTATCCTGTCATTGTTCGTCCAGCCTTCACGCTTGGTGGAACAGGCGGTGGGATTTGTGATAACGAAGAGCAGCTGATCGAGATTGTTGAGGGTGGCCTGAAAAGCAGCCCGGTTCACCAATGTTTGCTTGAGAAGAGCATTGCCGGTTTCAAAGAAGTGGAATATGAAGTGATGCGTGATTCCAATGATAATGCAATAGTCGTTTGTAATATGGAAAACTTCGATCCTGTCGGTGTCCATACAGGCGATTCAATAGTTGCCGCACCAAGCCAAACATTAAGTGACAGAGAGTATCAAATGCTTAGAAATACCTCTTTGAAGATTATCCGTGCCTTGAAAATTGAAGGTGGATGTAATGTTCAGCTTGCGCTAGATCCAAACAGCTATCAATATTATGTCATTGAAGTGAACCCAAGGGTCAGCCGTTCGTCGGCACTTGCTTCAAAAGCAACAGGATATCCAATTGCAAAACTTGCAGCAAAGATAGCCGTTGGTTTGACGCTTGATGAAATGATGAACCCTGTCACTGGCAAAACCTATGCCAGCTTTGAACCGGCACTGGACTATGTCGTTACGAAAATTCCGCGCTGGCCTTTTGATAAGTTCGAAAGCGCCAACCGTAGGCTCGGGACCCAAATGAAAGCGACCGGGGAAGTTATGGCAATCGGCCGTACATTCGAGGAATCAATCTTAAAAGCTGTCCGTTCCCTTGAAGCGGGTATATACCATCTTGAATTGAATGACGAGTTTGAGGATGAAAAAATAGAGAAACGGATCCGAAAAGCTGGAGATGAACGGTTATTCTATATCGGCGAAGCATTAAGAAGAGGGAAGACGATCGAAACCATTCACGAATGGAGCGAGATCGATTTATTCTTCTTGCATAAGTTGAAAAAGATAATCGACTTTGAAAAGGAACTTCAAGAACATTCCTTTGATAGTGAAGTATTGCAAAAGGCTAAAGAACTAGGGTTTTCTGACAAAACGATTGCAGAAATCTGGGAAGTTCCCGAAATTGACGTCTATGAGTACCGGAAAAAGCAAGGGATCATCCCTGTTTACAAAATGGTCGATACATGTGCTGCCGAGTTCGAATCGGAAACACCGTATTTTTATGGAACTTACGAAGATGAAAATGAATCCATCGTTACTGACAAGAAAAGTGTCATTGTTCTGGGGTCTGGCCCAATTCGGATAGGGCAAGGAGTAGAGTTTGATTATGCGACCGTACATTCGGTATGGGCAATTAAAGAAGCGGGATATGAAGCGATCATCATTAACAACAATCCCGAAACAGTTTCAACGGACTTCAGTATCTCCGACAAACTTTATTTCGAACCATTGACTCTTGAAGATGTCATGCATGTCATCGATTTGGAAAAACCAGAAGGGGTCATCGTCCAGTTTGGCGGACAGACAGCGATCAACCTTGCAGATGGTCTTGTTGAAAGAGGAGTGAAGATCCTTGGTACTTCACTTGAAGACCTGGATAGGGCGGAAAATCGTAATAAATTCGAAAAGGCACTTAAGGATTTAGGCATTCCGCAGCCAAAAGGTAAAACCGCAACATCGGTTGATGAAGCGATCGTCATTGCCGAAGACATTGGTTACCCGGTATTAGTAAGGCCATCGTACGTACTCGGAGGAAGAGCGATGGAAATCGTCTATAAACAAGAGGAATTGCTGCATTACATGAAAAATGCCGTGAAAATAAATCCAGATCATCCTGTCTTGATAGACCGCTACTTGACGGGTAAGGAAGTCGAAGTCGATGGCATTTCCGATGGCGAAACGGTCGTTATCCCAGGGATCATGGAGCATATCGAACGTGCCGGCGTCCATTCCGGTGATTCGATTGCAGTCTATCCGCCTCAAAATTTAACGGAAAAACAAAAAGAAGTAATCATCGACTATACGACCCGATTGGCAAAAGGCTTGAATATAATTGGTCTCTTGAACATTCAATATGTCATCAGCAATGAAGAAGTGTATGTCATTGAAGTAAATCCACGTTCTAGCCGAACCGTTCCATTCTTAAGTAAAATTACGAATGTGCCGATGGCTAACTTAGCAACGAAGGTCATCTTGGGCCACTCGCTTGAAAGCCAAGGTTACCAATCAGGATTAGTGCCAGAACAATCTGGGGTCTATGTGAAAGTGCCGGTCTTCTCTTTTGCGAAATTAAGAGGTGTGGACATTTCGCTTGGACCTGAAATGAAATCGACTGGTGAAGTAATGGGGAAAGATAGCACACTTGAAAAGGCTTTATATAAAGGCCTGGTCGCTTCCGGCTTCAAAATTGAAGGGCATGGTTCGGTCTTATTGACGATATCGGATAAAGATAAGCAAGAGGCGCTGCTTTTAGCAAGACGTTTCCATAATATCGGTTTCAAGCTGATAGCCACCAGCGGAACTGCTGCCCTATTGGAGCAATCCGGCATCCCGACTGCAATTGTCGGTAAAATTGGCGAAGAAGGTACAAACCTACTGGATGTTATCCGAAACGGGGATGCACAATTTGTCATTAACACTTTGACCAAAGGAAAGCAGCCGGAACGCGATGGTTTTAGAATCCGACGTGAATCGGTTGAAAATGGAGTGACATGCCTAACATCACTCGATACGGCAGAAGCCATTTTAAGAGTGATAGAATCCATGACCTTCTCGGCAGAAGCGATGGGAAAAACGGAAATAAGTCGTGAGGTGAGCTATATATGA
- a CDS encoding carbamoyl phosphate synthase small subunit has protein sequence MKRQLILEDGTVFLGEAFGGDVEKIGEVVFNTGMTGYQEILSDPSYCGQIVTLTYPLIGNYGINRDDFESINPAISGFVVKETAELPSNWRNQLSLDEYLKMKNIPGISGIDTRKLTRIIRKSGALKGALCNINKDAKEVVSQLKATVIPSNQVKQVSTKAPYSSPGRGPRVVLVDYGMKHGILRELTKRGCDVVVVPYNVTAEEVMQYHPDGVMLSNGPGDPKSVHETLEMIRTIQTQVPLFGICLGHQLFALANGADTEKLKFGHRGSNHPVKDLRTGKVSITSQNHGYTVEELSIESTDLIVTHTALNDDTIEGLRHKKYPAFTVQYHPEASPGPEDANYLFNEFLQMIEAATNKGEKTCQNALI, from the coding sequence ATGAAAAGACAGCTAATTTTAGAAGACGGGACAGTATTCCTTGGGGAAGCATTCGGAGGGGACGTAGAAAAAATAGGTGAAGTCGTTTTTAACACAGGAATGACGGGGTACCAGGAGATTCTATCCGATCCATCCTATTGCGGTCAAATCGTTACACTTACGTATCCATTAATCGGGAACTACGGGATAAACCGGGATGACTTTGAATCCATCAATCCAGCGATATCAGGATTCGTCGTTAAGGAAACAGCAGAACTTCCTTCCAACTGGCGAAACCAATTATCACTTGATGAATATCTGAAAATGAAGAACATACCTGGAATAAGCGGAATCGATACGAGAAAGCTGACAAGAATCATCAGGAAATCAGGTGCACTTAAAGGGGCGCTCTGCAATATCAATAAAGATGCAAAAGAAGTGGTTTCCCAGTTGAAAGCAACGGTGATTCCTTCTAATCAAGTGAAACAGGTTTCAACAAAAGCACCTTATTCCAGCCCGGGCAGAGGCCCGCGGGTAGTTCTTGTAGACTATGGCATGAAGCATGGGATTTTACGTGAGTTGACGAAACGCGGCTGTGATGTCGTGGTTGTGCCTTATAACGTCACGGCCGAAGAAGTGATGCAATATCATCCGGATGGCGTGATGCTTTCGAACGGTCCTGGAGATCCGAAAAGTGTTCATGAGACGCTTGAAATGATCCGTACAATCCAAACGCAAGTGCCGTTATTCGGAATCTGTTTAGGACATCAATTATTTGCACTTGCAAACGGGGCGGATACGGAAAAATTAAAATTCGGCCATCGGGGTTCTAATCATCCGGTTAAGGACCTTCGTACCGGAAAGGTATCCATCACATCTCAAAATCATGGATATACAGTTGAAGAGCTTTCAATTGAAAGTACAGATCTTATTGTGACACATACAGCATTGAATGATGATACGATTGAAGGTCTGCGCCATAAAAAGTATCCGGCTTTCACCGTACAATATCACCCGGAAGCATCACCGGGGCCGGAAGATGCCAACTACTTATTCAATGAATTCTTACAAATGATTGAAGCTGCAACCAACAAGGGGGAAAAAACATGCCAAAACGCACTGATATAA
- a CDS encoding dihydroorotase, with protein sequence MKTVIKNGVLLDNQNSFKKADIEIEGKVITKIGENLATENCKVVDAEGLLITSGFVDLHVHLREPGGEHKETIASGTLAAARGGFTTVAAMPNTRPVPDTVENLEALNRKIEETAHVRVLPYASITIREAGKELTDFTSLKQTGAFAFTDDGVGIQEAGMMLEAMKRAAAQDMAIVAHCEDNSLINKGSVHEGRFSKEQGINGIPSVCEAVHIARDILLAEAADCHYHVCHISTKESVRTVRDAKRAGIRVTAEVTPHHLLLCEDDIPGLDPNYKMNPPLRGREDRDALIEGLLDGTIDFIATDHAPHTAEEKAQGMQLAPFGIVGLETAFPLLYTELVKKGIITLKQLIDFMTIKPSESFSLPYGELKEGTVADIVLIDLETEKEINSEEFASKGKNTPFNEKKCYGWPVMTIAEGKIAWEKGRVQE encoded by the coding sequence ATGAAAACAGTAATCAAAAATGGAGTATTGCTAGATAATCAAAACTCATTCAAAAAAGCGGACATTGAAATAGAAGGCAAGGTCATCACAAAAATTGGCGAGAACTTGGCAACGGAAAACTGTAAAGTAGTTGACGCTGAAGGGTTACTTATTACATCAGGTTTTGTTGACCTGCATGTCCATTTACGCGAACCGGGCGGTGAACATAAAGAAACAATCGCAAGTGGAACGCTTGCAGCGGCAAGAGGCGGTTTCACTACGGTAGCGGCGATGCCTAATACAAGGCCAGTTCCTGATACAGTGGAGAACCTTGAAGCGCTTAACAGGAAAATTGAAGAAACGGCTCATGTCAGGGTACTTCCATATGCATCCATAACGATAAGGGAAGCAGGCAAGGAGTTGACCGACTTTACTTCGTTAAAACAAACGGGTGCTTTCGCCTTTACTGACGATGGCGTAGGCATTCAAGAAGCCGGGATGATGCTGGAAGCGATGAAACGGGCAGCCGCTCAAGATATGGCCATTGTTGCCCATTGTGAAGACAATAGCTTAATCAATAAAGGCTCCGTCCATGAAGGAAGATTCTCAAAAGAACAGGGGATCAATGGAATTCCGTCCGTATGTGAAGCTGTGCATATTGCCCGGGATATCCTCCTTGCGGAAGCGGCGGACTGCCATTATCACGTTTGCCATATATCCACGAAGGAATCGGTAAGGACGGTAAGGGATGCCAAACGCGCTGGTATCCGCGTCACAGCCGAAGTTACTCCGCATCACTTATTATTGTGTGAAGATGATATACCGGGACTTGATCCGAATTATAAAATGAACCCGCCATTAAGGGGCCGTGAAGATCGGGATGCGTTGATAGAAGGACTGCTTGACGGAACCATCGATTTTATAGCAACAGACCATGCCCCGCATACGGCAGAGGAAAAAGCGCAGGGAATGCAGCTGGCTCCTTTCGGAATAGTAGGTTTGGAAACGGCCTTCCCGCTGCTTTACACCGAATTGGTTAAAAAGGGCATCATAACATTAAAGCAATTGATTGATTTCATGACAATCAAACCATCTGAAAGTTTCTCCCTTCCTTATGGAGAGCTAAAGGAAGGTACTGTTGCGGATATCGTGCTCATCGATTTGGAAACGGAAAAAGAAATTAATTCTGAAGAGTTTGCTTCAAAAGGAAAAAATACACCTTTTAATGAAAAGAAATGTTATGGCTGGCCAGTCATGACGATTGCGGAAGGAAAAATAGCTTGGGAAAAAGGACGTGTTCAAGAATGA